A section of the Enterobacter sp. C2 genome encodes:
- the bamE gene encoding outer membrane protein assembly factor BamE, whose product MRCKTLTAAAAVLLMMTAGCSTLEKVVYRPDINQGNYLAPNDISKIRIGMTQQQVAYALGTPMMSDPFGTNTWFYVFRQQPGHEDVTQQTLTLTFNSNGVLTNIDNKPALSK is encoded by the coding sequence ATGCGCTGTAAAACGCTGACTGCTGCCGCAGCGGTTCTTCTGATGATGACTGCTGGCTGTTCCACTCTGGAGAAAGTGGTTTACCGCCCAGATATCAACCAGGGGAACTATCTGGCACCTAACGACATCTCTAAAATTCGTATCGGCATGACGCAACAGCAGGTTGCCTATGCGCTGGGTACCCCGATGATGAGCGATCCGTTTGGTACTAACACCTGGTTCTACGTGTTCCGTCAGCAGCCAGGCCATGAAGATGTCACGCAGCAGACGCTGACCCTGACCTTTAACAGCAACGGCGTGCTGACCAACATTGACAACAAACCGGCCCTGTCGAAATAG
- a CDS encoding RnfH family protein codes for MPGDIRVEVAYALPEKQYLQRVTLSEGATVEEAINASGLLELRSDIDLAKNKVGIFSRPVKLADAVQDGDRVEIYRPLIADPKELRRKRAEKADDE; via the coding sequence GTGCCGGGTGACATTCGTGTCGAAGTCGCCTATGCCCTGCCGGAGAAGCAGTACCTGCAGCGCGTGACGCTGAGCGAGGGGGCAACGGTGGAGGAGGCGATTAACGCTTCTGGCCTGCTGGAGCTGCGTTCGGATATCGATCTTGCGAAAAACAAGGTGGGTATCTTTAGTCGTCCGGTGAAGCTTGCCGACGCCGTGCAGGACGGTGACCGGGTGGAGATCTACCGCCCGCTGATTGCCGATCCGAAAGAGCTGCGGCGCAAGCGTGCGGAAAAAGCGGACGACGAATAG
- a CDS encoding type II toxin-antitoxin system RatA family toxin, translated as MPQISRTALVPYSAEQMYQLVNDVKSYPEFLPGCTGSRVLEASPTQMTAAVDVSKAGISKTFTTRNTLTDNQSILMQLVDGPFKQLMGGWRFTPLSPDACRIEFNLDFEFTNKLIELAFGHVFKELASNMVQAFTHRAKEVYSAG; from the coding sequence ATGCCGCAGATAAGCCGAACTGCTTTAGTGCCTTACAGCGCAGAGCAGATGTATCAATTAGTGAACGACGTAAAGTCCTACCCGGAATTTTTGCCAGGCTGTACCGGTAGCCGGGTTCTGGAGGCAAGCCCGACGCAGATGACGGCTGCCGTTGATGTCTCGAAGGCAGGCATCAGCAAGACGTTCACCACCCGTAACACCCTTACCGATAACCAAAGCATTCTGATGCAGCTGGTGGACGGTCCCTTTAAGCAGCTGATGGGCGGCTGGCGGTTTACGCCGCTGAGTCCCGATGCCTGCCGTATTGAGTTCAATCTGGACTTCGAATTCACCAACAAGCTGATCGAGCTGGCGTTTGGTCACGTGTTCAAAGAGCTGGCCTCAAACATGGTGCAGGCGTTTACCCATCGCGCCAAAGAGGTTTACAGTGCCGGGTGA
- the smpB gene encoding SsrA-binding protein SmpB: MTKKKAHKPGSATIALNKRARHEYFIEEEFEAGVSLQGWEVKSLRAGKANISDSYVILIEGEAYLFGANFTPLSVASSHVVCDPTRNRKLLLNQRELDTLYGRVNREGYTVVALSMYWKNAWCKVKIGVARGKKQHDKRSDVKEREWQVDKARIMKNAGR, encoded by the coding sequence ATGACAAAGAAAAAAGCACATAAACCGGGTTCCGCTACCATTGCGCTTAACAAGCGCGCCCGTCACGAATATTTTATTGAAGAAGAGTTTGAAGCGGGCGTCTCCCTTCAGGGTTGGGAAGTGAAGTCCCTGCGTGCCGGGAAGGCCAACATCAGCGACAGCTATGTGATCCTCATTGAGGGTGAAGCCTACCTGTTCGGGGCCAACTTTACGCCGCTGAGCGTCGCCTCCAGCCACGTCGTCTGCGACCCTACCCGTAACCGTAAGCTGCTGCTCAACCAGCGCGAGCTGGACACGCTCTATGGCCGCGTAAACCGCGAAGGCTATACCGTTGTCGCCCTCTCTATGTACTGGAAAAATGCCTGGTGCAAAGTGAAGATTGGCGTCGCCCGCGGTAAGAAACAGCACGACAAACGCTCCGATGTGAAAGAGCGCGAGTGGCAGGTTGATAAAGCCCGCATTATGAAAAACGCTGGCCGCTAA
- a CDS encoding HlyD family efflux transporter periplasmic adaptor subunit: MSQLSMQDDLARQGRFYSSVIWLTLAGLLIFVVWAWWAILDEVTVGTGKITPSTHAQVIESLDGGIVSAMLVREGDIVERGQMLARLDPTRFQSNYGESAARVRALRASSERLRSELTGEPLRFSEESMREPELVARERQLYESRRRNLNETVANLQKTYQLVMSELRMTQPLVAKGAASEVEVIRLQRQATELQGKIDEARNQFAVRAREEQVKNNADLDAQIQAMSGKADQVDRATLFSPVRGIVKDIQVTTVGGVLQPGGKLMEIVPLEDQLLVETRINPRDIAYIRPGLPATVKVTAYDSSIYGNLTGLVEVVSPDTLQDEVRRDQFYYRVYVRTKSAELQNKSGQRFPILPGMVANVEIKTGQKSVMDYLIKPLNKVNEALRER; encoded by the coding sequence ATGAGTCAACTGAGTATGCAGGACGATCTCGCCCGTCAGGGGCGGTTCTACTCGTCGGTGATCTGGCTGACGCTGGCGGGGCTGCTGATCTTTGTGGTGTGGGCGTGGTGGGCCATTCTGGATGAGGTGACGGTGGGGACGGGCAAGATCACGCCGTCAACCCATGCCCAGGTGATCGAGAGCCTCGACGGGGGTATCGTTAGCGCGATGCTGGTGCGCGAGGGGGATATTGTCGAGCGCGGGCAGATGCTCGCCCGCCTCGATCCCACTCGCTTTCAGTCTAACTACGGTGAGTCGGCGGCCCGGGTGCGCGCGCTGCGTGCGTCCAGCGAGCGTCTGCGCTCGGAGCTGACCGGAGAGCCGCTGCGCTTTAGCGAGGAGTCGATGCGCGAGCCGGAGCTGGTGGCGCGTGAGCGGCAGCTGTACGAATCCCGGCGGCGCAACCTGAACGAGACGGTGGCTAACCTGCAAAAAACCTATCAGCTGGTGATGTCAGAGCTGCGCATGACCCAGCCGCTGGTGGCGAAAGGGGCGGCAAGTGAAGTGGAGGTGATCCGCCTCCAGCGCCAGGCTACCGAACTGCAGGGTAAGATCGACGAGGCGCGCAACCAGTTTGCGGTGCGCGCCCGCGAGGAGCAGGTGAAAAACAACGCCGATCTCGACGCACAGATCCAGGCGATGAGCGGTAAAGCGGATCAGGTGGATAGAGCGACGCTCTTCTCGCCGGTGCGCGGCATCGTCAAGGATATCCAGGTCACCACCGTCGGCGGTGTTCTGCAGCCGGGGGGCAAGCTGATGGAGATCGTCCCGCTGGAGGATCAGCTTTTAGTCGAGACGCGTATCAACCCGCGGGATATCGCCTATATCCGGCCGGGCCTGCCGGCAACGGTAAAGGTCACCGCCTACGACTCCTCGATCTACGGGAATCTCACCGGGCTGGTAGAGGTGGTGTCGCCGGATACGCTCCAGGATGAGGTACGCCGGGATCAGTTCTACTACCGGGTCTATGTCCGGACCAAGAGCGCCGAGCTGCAAAACAAGAGTGGCCAGCGCTTCCCGATCCTGCCGGGTATGGTGGCAAACGTAGAGATTAAAACCGGGCAGAAATCGGTGATGGACTACCTGATCAAGCCGCTGAACAAGGTCAACGAGGCGCTGCGCGAGCGCTAG
- a CDS encoding type I secretion system permease/ATPase encodes MQQPDTESWINVMVRAAGRFGLPADAPAVRQQMRWFESLPLNARLERLSGLMGLQVRVVELEKMRWNAQNLPVIVQLESGELMLLESIDADGLVAYWLSEGGDLVREEALETLLTRVKPEVVMLGIAARGRDSRIDDFTRPWEEHWFWRHFRHTKRKLSEIALASVLGNVLALAGILFSMQVYDRVIPAQSIPTLWVLFIGVLFAALLEFMIRLARTHVSDIMGKHIDLNVSSLFFARAMAIKNDSRPKSTGSFISQLREIDQVRELLTSTTVGAAMDIPFVLLFLGIMALVGGPLVIIPLIAIPLIVIPGILVQWPMAKLAKEGMRESAIRNAVLVESIEGVEDIKALQAEPYFQRQWEHTHAVGANIGMKQRVWGARLSGWASTVQQITYAGMLVFGCYLVMEGNITTGTLVACSLLSSRTIAPLMQLTMVFSRWQHAKMAMNGLDDLLKKPLDKSTDQKMAHCPVLAGHYQVQKVQYSYDPEKGDQAAQIDGLEIKPGERVAILGKTGAGKSTLLKLLSGQAQASKGKVIIDGVDMAHIDPMDVRRQVGYLSQDSRLFFGTLRQNLMLGHPHATEAELIQALRISGAIGMVQQDAASLDRLINEGGRGLSGGQRQMVLLSRLIVRNPQIVLLDEPTASMDEQLEAWVIRQLQQWLTGRTLVLVTHRPALLNLVDRIVVMENGKVIADGPRDTLLQQAARNSNVASVA; translated from the coding sequence ATGCAGCAGCCGGATACCGAAAGCTGGATCAATGTCATGGTGCGGGCGGCGGGGCGGTTTGGCCTGCCGGCGGATGCGCCTGCCGTACGCCAGCAGATGCGCTGGTTTGAGAGTTTGCCGCTTAACGCGCGGCTGGAGAGATTGAGCGGCCTGATGGGACTCCAGGTGCGCGTGGTAGAGCTGGAGAAGATGCGTTGGAACGCGCAAAACCTGCCGGTTATCGTGCAACTGGAGTCCGGCGAGCTGATGCTGCTGGAGTCTATTGATGCCGACGGGCTGGTGGCCTACTGGCTGAGCGAGGGGGGCGACCTGGTACGTGAGGAGGCGCTGGAGACGCTGCTCACCCGCGTTAAGCCGGAGGTGGTGATGCTCGGCATCGCCGCCCGTGGGCGCGACTCCCGCATCGATGACTTTACCCGTCCCTGGGAGGAGCACTGGTTCTGGCGGCACTTCCGCCATACCAAGCGCAAGCTCTCCGAGATCGCCCTGGCCTCGGTGCTGGGCAACGTGCTGGCCCTGGCGGGGATCCTCTTCTCGATGCAGGTCTACGACCGGGTCATCCCCGCCCAGTCGATCCCTACCCTGTGGGTGCTGTTTATCGGCGTACTGTTTGCCGCCCTGCTGGAGTTTATGATCCGCCTGGCCCGTACTCATGTCTCCGACATAATGGGCAAGCATATCGATCTCAACGTCTCCTCGCTCTTTTTTGCCCGCGCGATGGCGATCAAGAACGACTCCCGACCCAAATCTACCGGCTCGTTTATCTCCCAGCTGCGTGAGATTGACCAGGTGCGCGAGCTGCTCACCTCGACCACCGTCGGCGCGGCGATGGATATCCCCTTTGTACTGCTGTTCCTCGGCATTATGGCGCTGGTGGGCGGTCCGCTGGTAATTATCCCGCTGATCGCCATTCCGTTGATTGTGATCCCTGGGATCCTCGTCCAGTGGCCAATGGCGAAGCTGGCGAAAGAGGGGATGCGTGAGAGCGCGATCCGCAACGCGGTGCTGGTGGAGTCCATCGAGGGCGTCGAAGATATCAAGGCCCTGCAGGCCGAGCCGTACTTCCAGCGCCAGTGGGAACATACCCACGCCGTGGGAGCCAACATCGGCATGAAGCAGCGCGTCTGGGGGGCACGGCTGAGCGGCTGGGCCTCTACCGTCCAGCAGATCACTTATGCCGGGATGCTGGTTTTCGGCTGCTATCTGGTGATGGAGGGGAACATTACAACCGGTACGCTGGTGGCCTGTAGCCTGCTCTCGTCGCGCACCATCGCGCCGCTGATGCAGCTGACCATGGTCTTCTCCCGTTGGCAGCATGCCAAAATGGCGATGAACGGCCTCGACGATCTGCTCAAGAAGCCGCTGGATAAGAGCACCGATCAGAAAATGGCCCACTGTCCGGTGCTGGCCGGGCACTACCAGGTTCAGAAGGTGCAGTACAGCTACGATCCCGAGAAGGGCGATCAGGCGGCGCAGATCGACGGTCTGGAGATCAAGCCCGGCGAGCGGGTGGCGATCCTCGGCAAGACCGGGGCGGGTAAATCGACGCTGCTGAAGCTGCTGTCAGGTCAGGCGCAGGCCAGCAAGGGTAAAGTGATCATCGACGGCGTTGATATGGCGCATATCGATCCCATGGATGTTCGCCGTCAGGTGGGCTACCTCTCCCAGGACTCGCGCCTCTTTTTCGGCACGCTGCGGCAGAACCTGATGCTGGGCCATCCGCACGCCACCGAGGCGGAGCTGATCCAGGCCCTGCGCATCAGCGGCGCGATTGGCATGGTGCAGCAGGATGCCGCCAGTCTCGACCGGCTAATTAACGAGGGCGGACGCGGCCTCTCCGGCGGCCAACGCCAGATGGTGCTGCTCAGCCGCCTGATTGTGCGTAACCCACAGATTGTACTGCTTGATGAACCCACGGCGTCAATGGATGAGCAACTGGAGGCGTGGGTCATTCGCCAGCTTCAGCAGTGGCTTACCGGACGCACCCTGGTATTAGTGACCCACCGCCCTGCGCTGCTGAATCTGGTAGACCGGATTGTGGTGATGGAGAACGGCAAGGTGATTGCCGACGGGCCGCGCGATACGCTGCTTCAGCAGGCGGCGCGCAACAGCAACGTGGCATCAGTAGCCTGA
- a CDS encoding TolC family outer membrane protein, giving the protein MSTAYGEEQFNWQAAPGEQLQAQLTIKEAILRAFARNPKIAQAAAQIHVGKANLDEAESAWFPQISLQGNVGRSHRNDSAGSLNNNGSGGVSLKQLIYDFGKTGGSIDEQHNLSDAYRYDLYNSLNEVGMETLQTYLQVKRYQALAEAARKNIVSLQSVQEMADLRAEAGLSSQSDVLQAQTRIAGLNASLAQYEAQTRSAQAALSVLTGVMSNTLPDLPEDLMKQKITLNSLPYERSNAVRSAQARQLAADDRIRQAQAQHWPTVSVQAGRTRYQNEDDSYWDDQVQLVVDAPIYQGGAVGARVDAAEGDRASARAQVEASKLDINQRAATAWADLTGAQQRQQAGDAQYQSADRARGVYRDEYRLSKRSLNDLLSIEQDVFQADTASITARYDAWDAAVRYAAAADNLLDMLGIERSRTIGDTLPSL; this is encoded by the coding sequence ATGAGCACAGCATACGGAGAAGAGCAGTTTAACTGGCAGGCCGCACCCGGAGAACAACTCCAGGCGCAGCTGACAATTAAAGAAGCAATTTTACGCGCCTTCGCCCGCAACCCCAAAATTGCCCAGGCGGCTGCGCAGATCCATGTAGGAAAAGCAAATCTGGACGAGGCGGAGAGCGCCTGGTTTCCTCAGATATCCCTGCAAGGTAACGTTGGACGTTCGCACCGCAACGACTCGGCAGGCTCCCTCAATAATAACGGCTCCGGCGGCGTCAGCCTCAAGCAGCTGATCTATGACTTTGGCAAAACCGGCGGCAGCATTGATGAGCAGCACAATCTTTCTGATGCCTACCGCTACGATCTCTATAACTCCCTCAATGAGGTTGGCATGGAGACGCTGCAAACCTACCTGCAGGTTAAGCGCTACCAGGCGCTGGCCGAGGCGGCACGCAAAAATATCGTCTCATTGCAGAGCGTGCAGGAGATGGCGGATCTGCGTGCCGAGGCAGGGCTAAGTTCCCAGTCCGACGTGTTGCAGGCCCAGACGCGTATTGCCGGGCTGAACGCCTCGCTCGCCCAGTACGAAGCCCAGACCCGCTCCGCCCAGGCGGCGCTGAGCGTGCTGACCGGCGTGATGTCGAACACGCTTCCCGATCTGCCTGAAGATTTGATGAAGCAGAAAATCACCCTTAACTCGCTCCCCTACGAACGCAGCAATGCGGTGCGCAGCGCCCAGGCAAGACAGCTGGCGGCGGACGACCGCATTCGCCAGGCCCAGGCGCAGCACTGGCCGACGGTTTCGGTGCAGGCGGGGCGGACGCGCTATCAAAACGAGGACGATAGCTATTGGGATGACCAGGTGCAGCTAGTGGTCGATGCCCCTATCTATCAGGGCGGTGCCGTCGGTGCGCGCGTTGATGCAGCCGAGGGGGACAGGGCCAGCGCCCGGGCGCAGGTGGAGGCCAGCAAACTGGATATTAACCAGCGCGCCGCCACCGCGTGGGCCGATCTTACCGGGGCGCAGCAGCGCCAGCAGGCAGGGGACGCCCAGTACCAGAGCGCCGACCGCGCGCGTGGGGTCTATCGCGACGAGTATCGGCTGAGCAAACGCAGCCTTAACGATCTGCTGAGCATTGAGCAGGATGTGTTTCAGGCCGATACCGCGTCGATTACCGCGCGCTACGACGCCTGGGATGCCGCGGTACGCTATGCGGCGGCCGCAGATAATCTATTAGATATGTTAGGCATTGAGCGTAGCCGCACCATCGGCGATACCCTGCCATCACTTTAA